In Brevibacillus brevis NBRC 100599, a single genomic region encodes these proteins:
- a CDS encoding ABC transporter permease, with protein MTGALLRRSLRRKLNGWVTLSVIGAFLALLPSLYIFFGLFQKQNENWQHIQEYMLLDYALQSLWLVLGTGACTIIVGVTLAWLVAAYDFPLRRFFSFAFVLPLAIPPYIAAYTYGSMLSYTGSIQTTLRETFGLTLDQRYFDIMSMKGAIFIFTLFLFPYVYLITKTFLEKQSAVFIENARLLGKNQAHIFFRIVLPMSQAAIVGGASLVAFEVLNDFGVTKHFGIQSFTAAIFKTWFGMYDVESAIRLSAWLMTLIIGIFIVERLVRKRKKYSSPTNRSTPLTRRKLRGIPMFAAVIFGLVIVTFSFVIPVGQLIVWATWTYGEVLNETFWKLLSNTLFISCISITILMLLAVTVANVIRFSRGSIFAVALTRLISMGYSIPGAVLSIGVMAVVMSVDKELGSFYSWLGLGANKLVLSMSLFMLTFAYIIRFLAVGFNAVEAGFEKTGNRYSEAARMLGMSMTRTFFKVDLPLIKGAVFTGFILVFMEIVKELPLTLLLRPYNFETLATKAYQYASDEQIHQAAIPSLCIIAVGIVSVIFYHWLGERQAK; from the coding sequence ATGACGGGAGCACTTTTGCGTAGAAGCCTGAGACGAAAACTGAACGGGTGGGTAACGCTGAGCGTGATAGGGGCCTTTTTGGCCCTTCTCCCGTCTCTTTATATTTTTTTCGGACTCTTTCAAAAACAGAATGAAAACTGGCAGCATATTCAAGAGTACATGCTGCTGGACTACGCGCTGCAATCGTTATGGCTCGTGCTCGGTACCGGAGCCTGTACGATCATCGTAGGTGTGACCCTGGCCTGGCTGGTCGCTGCTTACGATTTTCCATTGCGTCGCTTTTTTTCATTTGCGTTTGTACTACCGCTGGCGATTCCTCCGTATATCGCAGCATACACGTACGGCTCCATGCTCAGCTACACGGGGAGCATTCAGACGACTTTGCGTGAAACATTCGGGTTGACGCTCGATCAACGCTACTTTGACATCATGTCGATGAAGGGCGCTATTTTTATATTTACGCTGTTTTTGTTCCCGTACGTCTATTTGATTACGAAAACCTTTCTTGAAAAACAGAGTGCGGTGTTCATTGAAAATGCCAGATTGCTCGGAAAAAACCAAGCGCATATCTTTTTTCGCATCGTCCTGCCTATGTCACAGGCAGCTATTGTGGGTGGCGCGAGTCTGGTGGCATTTGAAGTGCTCAATGATTTTGGAGTGACGAAGCATTTTGGGATTCAGTCTTTTACAGCGGCGATTTTCAAGACGTGGTTTGGCATGTATGACGTAGAATCGGCCATCCGTTTGTCCGCCTGGCTCATGACCTTGATTATCGGGATCTTTATCGTCGAACGACTCGTGCGTAAGCGGAAAAAATACAGCTCGCCTACGAACAGGAGCACGCCGCTCACACGCAGAAAATTGCGCGGAATCCCGATGTTCGCTGCTGTAATCTTCGGATTGGTTATTGTTACATTTTCATTTGTGATCCCTGTTGGGCAGTTGATTGTCTGGGCAACGTGGACGTATGGGGAAGTGTTGAATGAGACCTTCTGGAAGCTCTTGAGCAATACACTGTTCATCTCCTGTATCTCAATCACCATCTTGATGCTGCTCGCCGTAACTGTAGCGAATGTCATCCGATTCTCCCGAGGCTCGATATTCGCTGTGGCACTGACGCGCTTGATTTCCATGGGCTATTCCATTCCAGGCGCAGTCTTGTCCATCGGGGTGATGGCGGTGGTGATGTCCGTAGATAAAGAACTGGGTTCCTTCTATAGCTGGCTGGGCTTAGGCGCCAACAAGCTGGTACTCAGCATGTCCTTGTTCATGCTGACGTTTGCCTACATCATCCGCTTCCTTGCTGTCGGATTTAATGCAGTCGAAGCGGGGTTTGAGAAGACGGGAAACCGTTATTCAGAAGCGGCACGTATGCTCGGGATGAGCATGACACGAACCTTTTTCAAGGTGGATTTGCCATTAATCAAAGGGGCTGTGTTCACTGGTTTTATCTTGGTGTTCATGGAAATCGTGAAGGAATTGCCGCTTACCTTGCTCCTTCGTCCCTATAACTTCGAGACGCTGGCGACCAAAGCTTATCAATATGCGAGCGATGAACAAATTCATCAGGCCGCGATTCCTTCGCTCTGTATCATTGCAGTGGGGATCGTCTCCGTTATTTTCTATCACTGGTTAGGAGAGAGACAGGCAAAATGA
- a CDS encoding superoxide dismutase family protein, whose protein sequence is MHGYQPYECPYEYDLQAVSSQHGRRTGQSFAEIQGGPLAPDLHGYIVFTDVPYGTDVFVEVSGLPAFQPATGNQPQIGPFGFHLHEHGICTVGNPKEPFTAAGSHWNPTQQPHGNHVGDFPVLFSNDGYARMTFFTNKISAADVVGRSVIIHQSPDDFHSQPAGNSGKRLACGLIYAG, encoded by the coding sequence ATGCACGGATATCAGCCTTATGAATGCCCCTATGAATATGACTTGCAAGCCGTGTCCTCACAACATGGACGGAGAACAGGACAATCCTTTGCCGAAATTCAGGGTGGTCCACTGGCACCGGATCTGCACGGCTACATTGTGTTTACCGATGTCCCCTACGGCACTGACGTGTTCGTGGAAGTCAGTGGTCTCCCCGCTTTCCAGCCGGCCACTGGCAATCAGCCGCAAATCGGGCCATTTGGTTTTCATTTGCATGAGCATGGCATCTGCACGGTAGGAAATCCGAAAGAGCCCTTTACGGCAGCAGGCAGTCATTGGAACCCTACACAACAACCGCATGGCAACCATGTCGGCGACTTCCCCGTGCTGTTTTCCAATGACGGCTATGCACGAATGACTTTTTTCACAAACAAAATCAGTGCAGCCGATGTGGTCGGTAGAAGCGTGATCATCCATCAAAGTCCGGATGATTTCCATTCACAGCCGGCAGGAAATAGCGGAAAACGCCTGGCATGTGGATTGATCTACGCTGGATAG
- a CDS encoding VOC family protein: MITKMATVAVYVEDQQRAKVFWTEKVGFEVKQEHPMGPNSSWLEVGPAGAQTALVLYPKSMMSNWQEQKASIVFECTEVEKTYETMRANGVVFQGELNKMQWGTYATFQDEDGNSFLLKG, encoded by the coding sequence ATGATTACAAAAATGGCAACGGTAGCTGTTTACGTAGAAGATCAGCAACGTGCTAAAGTTTTCTGGACAGAGAAGGTTGGATTTGAGGTCAAGCAAGAGCACCCGATGGGACCAAACAGCAGTTGGCTGGAGGTAGGACCAGCAGGTGCCCAGACTGCTTTGGTGCTCTATCCGAAAAGTATGATGAGCAACTGGCAGGAACAAAAAGCCTCGATCGTTTTTGAATGTACAGAAGTTGAAAAGACGTACGAAACGATGCGGGCGAACGGCGTTGTTTTTCAAGGAGAACTGAACAAGATGCAATGGGGGACCTATGCGACTTTTCAGGATGAAGACGGCAACAGCTTTTTGCTAAAAGGATAA
- a CDS encoding sensor histidine kinase, protein MKGPSRFLQLPIKWKLTLWSSLLLFVVFIGYNSFQYFFVEKWMFNQEQQVVQQTMREFLNYALEKEQSFEGEDLTELRSFLEKINQRNQMIRILDEEGNPIVVVSENFQDIILPPLPPVQSIRTQTQEVRDDLLIMSSPLTIFQFNGTVMILKNMKEFEQLSGALFQVMAIGCLTAVIISGLGGRLLARQLLRPLQSMNETMSNVRQKGFHERVQFHDNQDEIATLMKMFNKMMDQVERSFLQQRQFVEDASHELRTPIAIIEGHLGMLRRWGKNDPAVLEESLQTSVQELARLKGLVQELLALTRAEHVEVEEDVALHDPDRAVCHMVKKFAMIQPTFTIEQELGPLGGETLAISEEHLEQVLLILLDNAVKYSGESRRICVRAKVQEKVACMEIIDEGIGIPERDLPYVLDRLYRVDKARNSGESGYGLGLAIAKRLLARYNGSITIQSVEQKGTTVTVFVPLRQ, encoded by the coding sequence ATGAAAGGACCATCGAGATTTTTACAGCTCCCGATCAAATGGAAGCTGACACTCTGGTCGTCGCTTCTGCTTTTTGTTGTATTCATTGGCTATAATAGCTTTCAATATTTTTTTGTAGAGAAGTGGATGTTTAATCAGGAACAGCAGGTTGTGCAACAGACAATGCGAGAATTCCTCAACTACGCGCTGGAAAAAGAGCAATCTTTTGAGGGCGAGGACCTCACAGAGCTGCGCAGCTTCTTGGAGAAAATTAATCAACGAAACCAGATGATTCGCATTTTGGACGAAGAGGGTAACCCGATTGTTGTCGTATCGGAAAATTTCCAAGATATCATACTGCCACCGCTTCCACCTGTTCAGTCGATTCGCACCCAGACCCAAGAAGTGCGTGATGACCTGTTGATCATGAGCAGTCCGCTTACGATCTTTCAATTTAACGGGACAGTGATGATTCTGAAGAATATGAAAGAGTTTGAGCAGTTGAGTGGTGCGCTCTTTCAGGTCATGGCAATCGGGTGCTTGACCGCTGTGATCATAAGCGGTCTGGGTGGAAGATTGCTCGCGAGGCAGTTACTTAGGCCCCTGCAATCGATGAATGAAACGATGAGCAACGTCCGGCAAAAAGGATTCCATGAACGTGTGCAGTTTCACGATAATCAGGATGAGATTGCGACCCTGATGAAAATGTTCAATAAAATGATGGATCAGGTGGAGCGTTCCTTTTTGCAGCAGAGACAATTCGTCGAAGATGCCTCACATGAGCTGCGGACGCCGATCGCGATTATCGAAGGGCATCTGGGAATGCTCCGGCGCTGGGGCAAAAATGATCCGGCTGTTTTGGAGGAATCCTTGCAAACATCTGTTCAAGAGCTCGCCAGACTAAAAGGACTGGTGCAGGAGCTGCTCGCCTTGACGAGAGCGGAGCATGTGGAGGTAGAAGAGGATGTTGCGCTCCATGATCCGGATCGAGCCGTCTGTCACATGGTCAAGAAATTTGCCATGATTCAGCCGACATTTACAATTGAGCAAGAGCTTGGTCCTTTGGGCGGAGAAACCTTAGCCATATCGGAAGAACACCTGGAGCAAGTGCTACTGATCCTATTGGATAATGCGGTCAAGTATTCCGGGGAGAGCAGGAGAATCTGCGTGAGGGCCAAGGTGCAAGAAAAGGTTGCCTGTATGGAAATCATTGATGAAGGAATCGGCATACCCGAGCGGGACTTGCCGTATGTCTTGGACCGATTGTATCGGGTAGACAAAGCAAGAAATAGCGGGGAGAGCGGGTATGGACTCGGGCTTGCCATCGCCAAACGATTGCTGGCACGTTACAACGGAAGTATAACGATTCAGAGTGTGGAGCAGAAAGGCACGACTGTGACTGTTTTTGTGCCGCTTCGTCAGTGA
- a CDS encoding ABC transporter ATP-binding protein: MTFFEVKNLTFGYASGNGSVIRDFSLQMEQGEVVGLLGNSGCGKSTLLRLIAGLESPKSGRIQIDGKVLVDQGQFVEPEQREIGMIFQDYALFPHLTVEQNILFGLHRLSKAERIVRLKEMLALVQLEGYGKRYPHELSGGQQQRVAFARALAPRPAILLMDEPFSNLDAELKTKIRDDLKQMLRAAKMTSILVTHDKADAETICDRIIRMTR; this comes from the coding sequence ATGACTTTTTTTGAAGTGAAAAACCTGACGTTTGGCTATGCAAGCGGGAACGGCAGCGTTATCCGGGATTTTTCCTTGCAGATGGAGCAGGGGGAAGTAGTCGGGCTGCTCGGGAATAGTGGTTGCGGAAAAAGTACATTGCTTCGCTTAATAGCCGGACTGGAGTCCCCGAAGAGCGGACGCATCCAGATCGATGGAAAGGTGTTGGTCGATCAGGGGCAGTTTGTGGAGCCAGAGCAACGCGAGATCGGCATGATTTTTCAGGATTATGCACTGTTTCCGCATTTGACTGTTGAGCAAAACATCTTGTTCGGTCTGCATCGATTGTCCAAAGCAGAGCGTATAGTTCGATTGAAAGAGATGCTGGCACTTGTGCAGCTCGAAGGCTATGGCAAGCGTTATCCACATGAGCTGAGCGGGGGACAGCAGCAGCGTGTCGCATTTGCGCGTGCGCTGGCACCTAGACCGGCTATCTTACTGATGGATGAGCCGTTCAGTAATCTGGATGCCGAGCTGAAAACGAAAATACGCGATGACTTGAAGCAAATGCTGCGAGCTGCCAAGATGACTTCGATCCTTGTCACGCATGACAAAGCAGATGCGGAAACGATTTGTGATCGCATCATTCGCATGACTCGCTAA
- a CDS encoding futalosine hydrolase, which produces MILSQQYRSILVVTSVDAERDAVMRGIQGDERFTVIAGGVGPAAAAASTARELACADYDLVICAGICGGFVGQAEIGSLVVATEIICADLGAETPEGFCSVDELGFGSAKVSVDQELVEQLTNSMKAAGLVAKKGIVLTLSTVTGTAETAAALAQRMPDALAEAMEGYGVATAAQAARRPVLEIRTVSNAIGPRDKSAWRIKDALESLEKGSSVLREVLS; this is translated from the coding sequence ATGATTTTGTCACAACAATATAGAAGCATTCTGGTCGTGACCTCCGTTGACGCAGAACGGGATGCAGTGATGCGCGGTATTCAAGGAGATGAGCGATTCACTGTCATCGCTGGGGGAGTAGGGCCCGCAGCAGCCGCAGCGAGTACAGCCAGAGAGCTTGCTTGCGCGGATTACGATCTGGTCATTTGTGCAGGAATATGCGGTGGATTCGTAGGGCAAGCAGAGATTGGGTCACTGGTTGTCGCGACAGAGATTATTTGTGCAGATTTAGGGGCAGAAACCCCTGAGGGCTTTTGCAGTGTGGACGAGCTGGGATTTGGATCAGCGAAAGTAAGTGTTGACCAGGAGTTGGTGGAACAGCTGACCAATTCGATGAAAGCGGCAGGCTTGGTTGCCAAAAAAGGCATCGTCCTTACACTATCCACCGTGACGGGAACAGCGGAAACAGCGGCGGCTTTGGCGCAGCGGATGCCCGACGCGCTAGCTGAAGCGATGGAGGGGTATGGCGTTGCGACTGCTGCCCAGGCTGCCCGACGACCTGTTCTGGAAATTCGCACGGTATCGAATGCAATTGGACCGCGGGATAAATCTGCTTGGCGGATAAAAGATGCGTTGGAATCTCTGGAAAAGGGAAGCTCTGTACTACGGGAGGTACTATCATGA
- a CDS encoding DsbA family oxidoreductase: MKIEIWSDFACPFCYIGKRRLEGALSQFPHKDQVEVVYRSFQLDPQMERDTDMDMHEVLAAKYSIPLEQAKGMNDQVTQMAKGVGLDYHFDTMIPTNTFDAHRLTHFAHAHGKMKEMKERMLKAYFTESLHLGDHEVLAQLASEVGLDKEATLAMLAGDEYREQVQEDKQRGNDLGVTGVPFFVINNKYAVSGAQPGEVFLGALNQVWEEESATPALKFVQNDEKKDEQSGDNCADGSCKI; encoded by the coding sequence ATGAAAATTGAAATTTGGTCTGATTTTGCCTGCCCGTTTTGCTATATCGGAAAGCGCCGTCTGGAAGGAGCGCTGTCTCAATTTCCGCATAAGGATCAAGTAGAGGTCGTATATCGCAGCTTCCAGCTCGACCCGCAGATGGAACGCGATACCGATATGGACATGCATGAAGTACTGGCAGCCAAGTATAGCATTCCGCTCGAACAGGCGAAGGGGATGAATGATCAAGTTACCCAAATGGCAAAAGGTGTTGGTCTCGACTATCATTTTGACACGATGATTCCGACCAATACATTCGATGCGCACCGCTTGACGCACTTTGCCCATGCTCATGGAAAAATGAAGGAAATGAAGGAGCGAATGCTGAAGGCGTACTTTACCGAGTCGCTCCACCTCGGAGACCACGAGGTGCTGGCACAGCTTGCTTCTGAGGTAGGCTTGGACAAGGAAGCGACGCTCGCCATGCTGGCAGGAGACGAATACAGAGAGCAAGTACAAGAAGACAAACAAAGAGGCAACGATTTGGGTGTCACGGGTGTACCGTTCTTTGTCATTAATAACAAATATGCAGTCTCTGGCGCGCAGCCAGGTGAAGTCTTTTTGGGCGCATTGAACCAGGTGTGGGAAGAAGAAAGCGCAACTCCTGCTCTGAAATTCGTACAGAACGACGAGAAAAAAGACGAGCAATCCGGCGACAATTGCGCAGATGGCTCCTGCAAAATATAA
- a CDS encoding cold-shock protein → MQTGTVKWFNAEKGYGFIAVEGGNDVFVHFSAIQGDGFKTLEEGQRVEFNVVEGNRGPQAENVTKL, encoded by the coding sequence ATGCAAACAGGTACAGTTAAATGGTTCAACGCAGAAAAAGGTTATGGCTTCATCGCAGTTGAAGGCGGAAACGATGTATTCGTTCACTTCAGCGCAATCCAAGGCGACGGTTTCAAAACCCTTGAAGAAGGCCAACGCGTAGAATTCAACGTAGTTGAAGGCAACCGTGGTCCACAAGCTGAGAACGTAACAAAACTGTAA
- a CDS encoding GNAT family N-acetyltransferase, with product MGRSSRQSTHAIGVETLEPYRQKGLSSTLAYQLKNRLHQEAATVWWDCMDSNIASQKTAEKAGLHLSHRYEIAWFSYPAQ from the coding sequence TTGGGTAGATCATCCCGACAGTCGACTCATGCCATCGGCGTTGAAACACTAGAGCCTTATCGTCAAAAAGGCTTGTCTAGTACGCTGGCTTATCAATTGAAAAATCGGCTTCATCAGGAAGCAGCCACTGTGTGGTGGGACTGTATGGATTCGAATATCGCTTCGCAAAAAACGGCTGAAAAGGCTGGCCTGCATCTCTCGCATCGTTATGAAATCGCTTGGTTTTCCTACCCAGCCCAGTAA
- a CDS encoding class I SAM-dependent methyltransferase: MLYPPNPNTHPDWLSPHSLAWYTQLSKMTGEYVYPWRSTITEPNGESLFMEEISRLVPNQSVLDIGCGHGAFTLHWSRSAKEIVGLDVTENFVQNARMQTPENVSFVVTNTKYTLPFHDNTFDCAYNRKGPTSAYPDIARVVKRGGSFIGLHPGDQLSAELFEWFPHLFGSRPADTPILQNLQERLRQATFQRVDIQTVIATEYFQTPLDVIRMRCFGQSPTILTSAIEQHMDSVLPIFDHYATSDGLPTTHMYYLVRAIV, translated from the coding sequence ATGCTTTATCCACCGAATCCGAACACCCATCCTGACTGGCTCTCCCCCCACTCTTTGGCCTGGTACACGCAGTTGAGCAAAATGACTGGTGAATACGTATACCCATGGCGCTCTACCATTACGGAACCGAATGGCGAGTCACTTTTTATGGAAGAAATTAGTAGACTGGTTCCAAATCAATCCGTTCTCGACATCGGCTGCGGGCACGGTGCATTCACACTGCACTGGAGCCGTTCTGCCAAAGAAATCGTCGGCTTGGATGTGACAGAAAACTTTGTGCAAAACGCCCGTATGCAAACACCCGAAAACGTCTCCTTCGTTGTTACCAATACAAAATATACCCTCCCCTTCCATGACAATACGTTCGATTGCGCCTACAATCGCAAGGGACCTACCTCCGCCTATCCAGATATAGCACGTGTCGTCAAAAGAGGAGGCTCGTTCATCGGATTACATCCGGGCGATCAGTTGTCCGCCGAATTATTCGAATGGTTTCCTCATTTATTTGGTTCACGTCCAGCAGACACTCCGATCCTGCAAAATCTGCAGGAGAGACTCAGACAAGCTACTTTCCAGCGAGTGGATATTCAGACGGTGATTGCCACCGAGTATTTTCAGACCCCACTTGATGTCATTCGTATGCGTTGCTTCGGGCAAAGTCCCACTATTCTCACGTCCGCCATCGAGCAACACATGGACAGTGTTCTGCCGATTTTTGACCATTATGCGACTTCTGATGGTCTGCCCACTACGCATATGTATTACCTTGTTCGGGCGATTGTTTAA
- a CDS encoding response regulator transcription factor, with amino-acid sequence MKRVLLIEDEINMARFIELELSYESFAITVAHDGHKGLKLALQEEWDVILLDVMLPGLDGIAVCQKIRSVKKTPIIMLTARDSITDRVFGLDSGADDYIPKPFAIEELLARIRVVFRRQEEQENVPRTMLAHRGLVVQIEGRIVTKNNQPVELTKREYDLLVTFMKNINRVLPRDVLLDTVWGFEAAVETNVVDVYVRYLRNKIDFPNEDSYISTVRGIGYVMRK; translated from the coding sequence GTGAAAAGAGTGTTGCTGATAGAAGATGAGATCAATATGGCCCGATTTATTGAACTGGAGCTTAGCTACGAATCGTTTGCGATTACAGTCGCGCATGATGGACATAAAGGACTCAAGCTCGCTTTACAGGAAGAATGGGATGTCATATTATTGGACGTCATGCTTCCGGGGCTTGATGGTATTGCGGTTTGTCAAAAAATACGCAGCGTGAAAAAAACGCCGATTATTATGCTGACAGCCAGAGACAGTATTACGGACCGCGTCTTTGGCTTGGACAGTGGGGCCGATGATTATATTCCGAAGCCCTTCGCGATCGAGGAGCTGTTGGCACGCATTCGCGTTGTGTTTCGCCGTCAGGAAGAACAGGAGAATGTCCCCCGAACCATGCTCGCGCACAGAGGGCTGGTGGTCCAAATAGAGGGACGTATCGTAACCAAAAATAATCAACCTGTTGAGTTGACCAAAAGAGAGTATGATTTGCTCGTGACGTTCATGAAAAACATCAATCGAGTCCTGCCTCGTGACGTGCTGCTCGATACCGTGTGGGGATTCGAGGCGGCTGTCGAGACCAATGTTGTCGATGTGTACGTTCGATATTTGCGCAATAAAATCGATTTCCCCAATGAGGACAGCTATATCTCGACTGTACGCGGGATTGGCTATGTGATGCGAAAATGA
- a CDS encoding Fe(3+) ABC transporter substrate-binding protein, with translation MRKKSMLAVMLSTMLTLPILAACGNGANTAQPQTEAPKAQEPAATEQVVNVFTARHYDIDSKLFAEFTKQTGIKVNEVKGTAEELVERLKREGESSEADLFITVDGGVLNYAKQNGVLQPIQSAEVEKNVPKELRDPDNQWIGMATRARVIVYAKDRVKPEQLSTYEDLATDKWKGKVLVRSSSNLYNQSLVASFIELNGEQAALDWAKGLVNNFARKPEGGDRDQAKAVVAKVGDVAIMNTYYVGQMLNSKDTEEVKVAQNIGVFFPNQETTGTHLNISGIGLTKHAKNKDNAVKLIEFVTGKEAQTMLTNGSYEFPVNAEADKPALLKEWGEFKTQKLDFAKLGEYNKKAVELLNQAGWK, from the coding sequence ATGAGAAAAAAATCGATGCTGGCTGTCATGCTGAGTACGATGCTGACGCTGCCAATACTTGCTGCATGCGGAAACGGTGCGAATACTGCCCAGCCGCAAACAGAAGCGCCAAAGGCACAGGAGCCGGCTGCTACAGAGCAAGTCGTCAACGTATTTACTGCGCGCCATTACGATATTGATAGCAAACTGTTCGCTGAATTTACCAAGCAAACAGGCATTAAGGTAAACGAAGTGAAGGGTACAGCAGAAGAGCTGGTTGAGCGCTTGAAGCGTGAAGGAGAGAGCTCCGAGGCGGATTTGTTCATCACGGTTGACGGTGGTGTTCTGAACTACGCGAAGCAAAATGGCGTTCTGCAACCGATTCAATCTGCTGAAGTAGAGAAAAACGTACCGAAAGAGCTGCGCGATCCTGACAATCAATGGATCGGTATGGCTACCCGTGCGCGTGTAATCGTCTATGCAAAGGATCGCGTGAAGCCAGAGCAGCTGTCTACGTATGAAGATTTGGCTACAGATAAATGGAAAGGCAAAGTATTGGTACGTTCTTCTTCCAATCTGTACAACCAGTCACTCGTTGCTTCTTTTATAGAGCTGAATGGCGAGCAGGCTGCTTTGGATTGGGCAAAGGGTCTGGTAAACAACTTCGCGCGCAAGCCTGAAGGTGGAGACCGTGATCAGGCAAAAGCTGTCGTTGCCAAAGTCGGTGACGTTGCGATCATGAACACCTATTATGTTGGACAAATGCTGAATTCTAAAGATACAGAGGAAGTAAAAGTCGCGCAAAACATCGGCGTTTTCTTCCCGAACCAAGAAACGACAGGCACACACTTGAACATCAGTGGTATTGGTTTGACCAAGCACGCGAAAAACAAGGACAATGCCGTGAAATTGATTGAGTTCGTCACAGGGAAAGAGGCTCAAACGATGCTGACAAACGGAAGCTACGAGTTCCCTGTCAATGCAGAGGCTGACAAGCCTGCTCTTTTGAAAGAGTGGGGAGAATTCAAAACGCAAAAGCTCGACTTTGCTAAGCTCGGCGAGTATAACAAAAAAGCGGTAGAACTGCTAAATCAAGCAGGTTGGAAATAA
- a CDS encoding 1,4-dihydroxy-6-naphthoate synthase has protein sequence MKIAFSPCPNDTFVFHAWAHDLIPGAPKLDIMYADIDITNTLAAQGEGPEVMKISYAALPWVMDNYSLLPCGGALGRGCGPLVLTQGNSGESANDPGRLSNKRVAVPSERSTAYLLFRLWAAQNVPGGVGEIVVMPFHEIMPAVRDGKIDAGLVIHEARFTYQNYGLSLMTDLGNWWESDTSLPIPLGAIIAKKSMDIEALTNWTRSSVEYAWANPTASQEYVMSHAQELSLEVAQAHINLYVNEFTRNLGNDGYAAVEALLGRAAEEGLVPAFDLSTLRR, from the coding sequence ATGAAAATTGCATTTTCACCATGTCCGAATGACACTTTTGTTTTTCATGCCTGGGCACATGATTTGATTCCGGGAGCGCCAAAGCTCGATATTATGTACGCAGATATCGATATTACGAATACACTTGCTGCACAGGGAGAAGGCCCTGAAGTAATGAAAATCTCCTATGCGGCATTGCCATGGGTGATGGACAATTACTCACTGCTCCCTTGCGGCGGTGCACTGGGCAGAGGATGCGGGCCACTCGTTTTGACCCAAGGAAATTCTGGCGAGAGTGCGAACGATCCAGGTCGCCTGTCCAACAAACGTGTAGCGGTTCCAAGTGAGCGCTCCACAGCTTATTTACTGTTCAGGCTCTGGGCTGCACAAAATGTCCCAGGTGGTGTAGGGGAGATCGTCGTCATGCCTTTTCATGAGATTATGCCTGCTGTACGTGACGGCAAGATCGATGCAGGACTCGTGATCCACGAGGCGCGTTTTACGTATCAAAACTACGGGCTGTCGCTTATGACTGACTTGGGCAACTGGTGGGAATCTGATACCAGCTTACCAATTCCGCTGGGTGCCATCATCGCGAAAAAATCAATGGACATCGAGGCTCTGACGAATTGGACGCGCTCCTCTGTGGAATATGCATGGGCGAATCCGACCGCATCACAAGAATATGTCATGTCCCATGCCCAAGAGCTATCGCTGGAGGTAGCGCAAGCGCATATTAACTTGTATGTGAATGAGTTTACGAGAAATTTGGGGAATGATGGTTATGCAGCTGTAGAGGCGTTGCTCGGTCGTGCAGCCGAGGAAGGGCTTGTCCCAGCGTTTGATTTGTCGACATTACGGCGATAG
- a CDS encoding nitroreductase family protein, which produces MGKDFIAAVKDRRTYYGISKENVVSDERIKEIVQEAVKYTPSAFNSQSARVVVLLGAEHDKLWNITKETLRKIVPAENFGATEEKMNSFGSGYGTVLFFEDQSVVQNLMQQFEAYKDNFPIWSEQSSGMLQYVVWTALETEGFGASLQHYNPLIDEAVQQTWKIPNEWKLRAQMPFGKPTAQPGEKQFQPLDERVKFFS; this is translated from the coding sequence GTGGGTAAGGATTTTATTGCAGCCGTAAAAGACAGAAGAACGTACTATGGGATCAGCAAGGAAAACGTTGTATCTGATGAACGTATTAAAGAAATCGTGCAGGAAGCAGTAAAGTACACCCCATCGGCATTCAACTCCCAAAGCGCTCGCGTTGTTGTCCTCTTGGGTGCGGAGCACGATAAGCTGTGGAACATTACCAAGGAAACGCTGCGTAAAATCGTTCCCGCTGAAAATTTTGGAGCCACGGAAGAAAAAATGAACTCCTTCGGTAGCGGCTACGGCACTGTTCTTTTCTTTGAAGACCAAAGCGTCGTCCAAAACCTCATGCAGCAATTCGAAGCGTACAAAGATAATTTCCCGATTTGGTCCGAGCAATCTTCCGGAATGCTTCAGTATGTTGTGTGGACTGCGTTGGAAACCGAGGGCTTCGGTGCTTCCTTGCAGCATTACAATCCACTCATCGATGAAGCAGTCCAACAAACGTGGAAGATCCCTAACGAATGGAAGCTGAGAGCACAAATGCCTTTTGGCAAACCAACCGCTCAACCAGGCGAAAAACAATTCCAGCCGTTGGATGAGAGAGTGAAGTTCTTTTCCTAA